Proteins encoded by one window of Candidatus Poribacteria bacterium:
- a CDS encoding cytochrome C has product MENFIALVTKPDNVPIVAILFLIPYFIWLSYRQARQTDKTGVPSDAALNDKVYVWPYLCRNEFICAIIVMLVLGVWSIMIDAPLEEPSDPTKTPNPSKAPWYFLALQEMLVYFDPWIAGVVLPGLIIAGLIAIPYIDTNPKGKGYYTIKERPFALSVFCFGFIILWIVLMVVGTFLRGPGWNFFMPWEKWDPHLVVPLTNVNLSYLFGIRDPNTANFFGFVVVAGYFAIGPIFYLWKRKGSHFLQELGLVRYIIVSFLFLTMLALPIKMILRLTLDIKYIWVSPWFNI; this is encoded by the coding sequence ATGGAGAATTTTATAGCACTGGTGACGAAGCCGGATAATGTCCCCATTGTTGCTATTCTCTTTTTGATACCTTATTTTATTTGGCTTTCATATCGACAGGCACGCCAGACGGACAAAACCGGTGTCCCTTCGGATGCCGCTCTGAACGATAAAGTCTACGTGTGGCCCTACTTGTGCCGAAATGAGTTTATCTGTGCGATTATCGTGATGTTGGTCCTGGGTGTCTGGTCGATTATGATTGATGCCCCGCTTGAAGAACCGAGCGATCCAACAAAGACCCCAAACCCGTCTAAAGCCCCGTGGTATTTTCTTGCGCTCCAAGAAATGCTTGTTTACTTCGACCCATGGATTGCGGGCGTGGTGCTACCGGGTTTGATTATTGCGGGCTTGATAGCTATTCCCTACATTGACACAAATCCAAAAGGTAAGGGTTATTATACAATCAAGGAGCGTCCGTTCGCGCTCAGCGTCTTCTGCTTCGGATTTATCATCTTATGGATCGTCTTGATGGTTGTCGGTACATTCCTCAGAGGCCCCGGATGGAATTTCTTTATGCCTTGGGAGAAGTGGGACCCCCACCTTGTTGTTCCATTGACGAACGTGAATTTGTCGTATCTTTTCGGCATTCGAGATCCAAATACTGCGAACTTTTTCGGGTTTGTTGTCGTTGCGGGCTATTTCGCGATCGGTCCTATTTTCTACTTATGGAAGCGTAAAGGTAGCCATTTCCTGCAGGAGCTTGGTCTTGTTCGATATATCATCGTCTCATTTCTGTTCTTAACTATGCTCGCGCTGCCGATAAAAATGATCCTGCGCTTGACTTTGGATATAAAATATATCTGGGTATCCCCGTGGTTCAACATCTAA
- a CDS encoding cytochrome ubiquinol oxidase subunit I produces the protein MSKKRLYLILGFVLIAYAFLAVAPVFAQDVTEAEYRPFPKIGSRNAAWIAAQLHLLFGSFILGVPMFAVIIEFIGWRTKDMRYDRMAQEFIKLCMGAFSTTALLGGVLVFILIWCYPKVMTKLSGIFGPTMIFYVVLFFGETFTLYLYSYGWDKMQGRHKGWHLFLGVLLNVWGTAIMFVSNSWLSYQTSPATQYGVLSEGRRKSWIEERLAADPELTPEAAMEGVTSHTMVPLHNETTGEFMGTLWDAVNNFTWMPVNIHRLVGNIAFGGSIVAAYAAFRFLVAKTKEDKAHYDWMGYTGNFIALCGLIPLPFLGYWLGREIYMFNNTMGINMMGSLFSWLFIIQAVMIGVLFIGANYYLWSGMGRIEGAEVYARYRPYMITVIIICVAIWMTPRTLSKISSASELSAMGGANHPHLGLFGLMTAKNTAVNIIILTTFLSFLFYRRSGKIPTASWKKVGNVAISAIFFLATVSIVVIGIVGFTVPTDLRVNILTPYQVLVALAVMAVVTIVDIFMYRKATTSGTIKWGEMTDRSQYVLILVAITFTSLMGLMGYARSGLREAWHIFGVMQDTSPDAFTPLLSEAVNMVAIIMVAFFALVGFIFWLGLWGEKKKQAATAPVEGEVAVESDD, from the coding sequence ATGTCTAAAAAGAGACTCTATCTCATACTCGGTTTTGTGCTGATTGCTTATGCCTTTTTAGCAGTTGCCCCGGTGTTTGCCCAAGATGTGACCGAGGCGGAATATCGTCCGTTCCCGAAGATCGGCAGTCGAAATGCAGCATGGATCGCTGCGCAGCTGCACCTGTTATTCGGATCCTTTATTCTTGGTGTCCCGATGTTCGCCGTTATCATCGAATTTATCGGCTGGAGGACCAAGGACATGCGATATGACCGGATGGCGCAGGAGTTCATTAAACTCTGTATGGGTGCGTTTTCGACGACAGCCTTACTTGGTGGTGTGCTCGTCTTCATCCTCATCTGGTGCTATCCGAAGGTCATGACGAAGTTGAGCGGGATATTCGGACCGACGATGATTTTTTACGTTGTTCTGTTCTTCGGTGAGACCTTTACGCTTTACCTCTACTCCTACGGATGGGATAAGATGCAGGGCCGCCATAAAGGATGGCATCTCTTCCTCGGTGTTTTATTAAACGTGTGGGGGACGGCAATTATGTTCGTCTCTAATTCATGGTTGAGTTACCAAACGAGTCCGGCAACGCAATATGGCGTGCTATCTGAAGGAAGACGCAAGTCTTGGATTGAAGAGAGATTGGCTGCTGATCCAGAACTCACACCTGAAGCTGCTATGGAGGGTGTTACAAGCCATACAATGGTGCCGCTCCACAACGAGACAACAGGCGAGTTCATGGGCACCCTTTGGGATGCTGTTAACAATTTTACGTGGATGCCTGTTAATATCCACCGTCTCGTCGGAAACATCGCCTTCGGCGGTTCGATTGTGGCGGCTTATGCCGCGTTCCGATTCCTCGTCGCGAAGACGAAAGAGGACAAAGCACACTACGATTGGATGGGTTATACCGGAAACTTCATCGCGCTCTGCGGACTGATACCGCTGCCTTTCCTCGGTTATTGGCTTGGTAGAGAAATCTACATGTTCAATAACACAATGGGCATCAACATGATGGGTAGCCTCTTTTCCTGGCTGTTCATTATTCAGGCGGTAATGATTGGTGTCCTATTTATTGGCGCGAACTACTACCTCTGGTCGGGCATGGGACGCATTGAAGGTGCGGAGGTCTATGCGCGATACCGTCCGTATATGATTACGGTTATTATTATCTGTGTGGCAATCTGGATGACTCCGCGGACGCTCTCTAAAATCTCAAGTGCCAGCGAACTGAGTGCGATGGGCGGTGCCAACCACCCGCACCTCGGCCTATTTGGCTTAATGACTGCCAAAAATACGGCTGTTAACATCATTATTCTCACCACTTTTTTGAGTTTCCTGTTTTATCGGCGTTCGGGCAAGATACCGACGGCAAGTTGGAAAAAGGTTGGCAACGTTGCCATCTCTGCGATCTTTTTCCTCGCGACGGTCTCAATCGTAGTTATCGGCATCGTCGGATTTACTGTTCCGACAGATTTGCGTGTCAATATCCTTACCCCATATCAGGTTTTGGTTGCACTTGCGGTGATGGCAGTTGTCACTATCGTTGATATTTTCATGTACCGCAAGGCGACAACGTCTGGTACCATTAAATGGGGAGAGATGACGGATCGCTCACAGTACGTGTTAATTCTGGTGGCAATTACGTTTACGTCCCTGATGGGGCTGATGGGATATGCGCGCTCAGGACTTCGAGAGGCGTGGCATATCTTCGGTGTCATGCAAGATACATCGCCGGATGCCTTTACGCCGCTTCTCAGTGAAGCAGTGAACATGGTAGCGATTATCATGGTAGCCTTCTTCGCACTCGTTGGGTTTATTTTCTGGCTCGGTTTGTGGGGTGAAAAGAAGAAGCAAGCGGCAACTGCGCCTGTAGAGGGAGAGGTTGCTGTGGAGAGTGATGATTAA
- a CDS encoding cytochrome c, with protein MKRLSLFTICLIILVGSWVFLRFVIGSVISVPIPASVIAMYMGLILIAVLVHISVEDSLFREFLRPIRETLVDNNRRVRRRVIAILIPLFLLGYTYSIIAQRANPPGSPRDAHPSPPLELTYKDEVIGTMQDVVNPFRHYEKDDPEAFKAHVENGRRVYHQNCFPCHGDHLDGQGHFAPYLQPLPANFQDPGIIPNFQESFFFWRIAKGGPGLPAAGTPWDSAMPIWEDSLTRDEIWDVILFLSDYTGYQFRTFGEAH; from the coding sequence ATGAAAAGATTGTCGCTCTTCACAATATGTCTCATAATTCTGGTCGGTTCTTGGGTTTTCCTACGATTTGTTATTGGGAGTGTCATCTCAGTGCCGATACCGGCGAGCGTGATTGCGATGTATATGGGGTTGATTTTAATTGCCGTCTTGGTGCATATCTCCGTTGAGGACTCACTGTTTCGCGAGTTTCTGCGCCCCATCCGTGAAACGCTCGTTGATAATAATCGCCGTGTCCGCCGCCGCGTTATCGCGATATTGATTCCGCTCTTTTTGCTCGGTTATACCTATTCGATTATTGCCCAGCGGGCAAACCCACCTGGAAGCCCGCGTGACGCGCATCCATCGCCGCCGCTTGAATTGACCTACAAAGATGAGGTCATCGGCACGATGCAAGATGTCGTGAACCCCTTCCGGCATTATGAAAAAGATGATCCAGAGGCATTCAAAGCGCATGTTGAAAACGGTAGACGTGTCTATCATCAAAATTGCTTTCCGTGCCATGGCGATCACTTAGATGGACAGGGGCATTTCGCGCCATACCTCCAGCCGCTACCTGCTAATTTCCAAGACCCAGGGATTATCCCGAACTTCCAGGAATCTTTCTTCTTTTGGCGAATAGCAAAAGGCGGACCGGGATTACCTGCGGCGGGAACGCCTTGGGATTCGGCAATGCCTATCTGGGAAGACTCCTTGACGAGAGACGAAATTTGGGATGTCATCCTCTTTCTGTCTGACTACACCGGTTATCAATTCCGTACCTTTGGGGAGGCACACTAA
- a CDS encoding cytochrome c, with protein sequence MRHLIVVVVMILVWLNGLIWLARQVDPSTKYQSQVEYKYARYCAGCHGNNGEGNGRIGRFKKLDPADLTANSLWEMHSDEQLLESINAGKNDMPAFYYYLSDEEQREILDYIKETFRR encoded by the coding sequence ATGAGACACCTTATCGTCGTTGTTGTTATGATTCTTGTGTGGCTCAATGGGTTAATTTGGTTGGCAAGACAGGTTGACCCGAGTACGAAATATCAGTCGCAGGTTGAGTACAAGTATGCTCGATACTGCGCGGGGTGCCACGGAAACAATGGGGAAGGCAACGGACGCATTGGACGTTTCAAAAAATTGGATCCGGCAGACCTAACGGCCAACAGCCTGTGGGAGATGCACAGCGATGAGCAATTGCTGGAGAGTATCAACGCTGGGAAAAACGATATGCCAGCGTTCTATTACTATCTCAGTGATGAGGAACAGCGGGAGATTCTTGACTATATTAAGGAGACATTTCGTCGGTAA
- a CDS encoding c-type cytochrome — protein sequence MRNKKEIPAESKSYSALFFILSGLLGLVTLWGFWSEMITRRPWKQIQQQFYQYEYEKTHAELENAKLVLPELPTPQEPNPKELGRLTKEVRNAQVALDEALQERKFRQSESDAINYKYQHSLHEAKGRHNATVDKWQKKLADFESQIESELTEAVLKAEVVFAEANKALAQFYQTNGDAQSALSTYLIAEKYNATDTEITDGITAAQASLQSLQADKAKYDEVARLEEKLHSVGGIKRTFLGSLLENPFRETRTITQYYLEDFSHTADRCATCHFSVDRSGYEQSAQEIFEIEGDGQNPVVHRLKHASVKVGSENIIIDGFEAEADEYTLEENGTLTFSDVDVFGEVEISYETGYHSVLQTHPHRDVLLEKHPVDRFGCTPCHGGQGQALTAKSAHALTHAEYWLTPVLGLDEHTGRTSEETKGYMESNCRRCHDGVMMLDYGVNPETDEPQDYAPNLTKGLALFEDLGCHGCHAVEGYSAIDDIAKVGPSLAKVGSKIKDTTWLESWIKKPEAYLPNATMPNFFPADGMTQVVYLKNGGQRTGVVTKTANGIIVKTDDGTEYPYPDSYVIRIVDEVKSIAAYLAQMSDANLDEVSATYSESQRAIEAGEETVKTVGCLTCHAVGGLGSDFAPALDSVGEKVTPNYLRQWIRDPKAYDPDTSMPSLRLNDSEVDDVVAYLMSLQQATPNASAESIGEVDVAEGETLVRTYGCFGCHEIPGFENESKVGADLGEFGAKFADELDFGDTVDIEHSWTGWTLGKVTDPRRYQTRRIISRMPVFQINDEDAKALAVLLKSFQPEKYPLSYIHNRSEKLNRIDAGRRLVKKYNCSGCHEIEGGGGDYQDVIIAHEGLGEMVAKQFAPPTLKAEGARVYPDWLFEFLKEPSEIRYGLKVRMPTFGLSDDEATTLVEYFSALDDEPFPYETLEMPTPTRAELRVGKQIFDALQCISCHPSQGEVIPEGSDKAGRPDLALAKERLKADWLIDWMKDPQSFQPGTAMPQAWPLIGGQHIPLEGYADDDAEKQIRLVRDYLINISR from the coding sequence GTGAGGAACAAAAAGGAAATTCCTGCTGAGAGTAAGTCGTATTCTGCTTTGTTCTTTATTCTGTCTGGGTTGTTAGGACTGGTAACCTTATGGGGGTTCTGGAGTGAGATGATTACCCGCCGCCCATGGAAGCAGATCCAGCAGCAATTTTATCAATATGAATATGAAAAGACACATGCGGAATTGGAGAACGCGAAGTTAGTTCTGCCTGAACTCCCGACACCTCAAGAACCTAACCCCAAGGAACTCGGAAGGTTAACGAAAGAAGTCAGGAACGCCCAAGTTGCTTTGGACGAAGCACTGCAGGAACGTAAGTTTCGGCAGAGCGAATCGGATGCGATTAATTATAAATATCAGCATAGCCTCCACGAAGCGAAGGGTAGACACAACGCGACTGTTGACAAATGGCAGAAAAAATTAGCGGATTTTGAATCCCAGATTGAGAGTGAACTGACCGAAGCCGTTTTGAAAGCGGAAGTTGTCTTTGCAGAGGCGAACAAAGCTTTGGCGCAATTTTATCAAACCAATGGAGACGCACAAAGTGCGCTCAGCACCTACCTTATCGCGGAAAAATATAACGCGACAGATACAGAGATCACTGATGGCATTACCGCTGCCCAAGCGTCGCTTCAATCTCTGCAAGCCGACAAAGCAAAGTATGACGAAGTTGCACGCCTTGAGGAAAAACTTCATTCGGTCGGTGGTATCAAGCGAACCTTCCTCGGTAGCCTATTAGAAAACCCCTTCCGTGAAACGCGAACCATCACGCAATACTATCTTGAAGACTTTAGCCATACTGCAGACAGGTGTGCGACGTGTCACTTCTCTGTTGATAGGAGCGGCTATGAGCAATCCGCCCAAGAGATATTTGAGATAGAAGGTGATGGTCAAAATCCAGTCGTCCATCGTCTCAAGCACGCAAGTGTTAAAGTAGGGAGTGAGAATATTATAATTGATGGATTTGAGGCAGAAGCAGACGAATATACATTAGAAGAGAACGGCACCCTTACTTTCAGTGATGTTGATGTCTTCGGCGAAGTAGAGATCTCTTATGAGACCGGCTACCATTCAGTCCTCCAGACGCATCCGCATCGAGATGTTCTCCTTGAGAAACACCCAGTTGATAGATTTGGGTGCACGCCTTGCCATGGTGGACAAGGGCAGGCTCTCACAGCCAAATCTGCCCACGCCTTGACGCATGCTGAGTATTGGCTTACCCCTGTACTTGGTTTGGATGAGCATACCGGCAGAACCTCTGAAGAAACAAAGGGATATATGGAGTCTAACTGCCGTCGCTGCCACGATGGCGTGATGATGTTAGATTACGGTGTGAATCCTGAAACAGATGAACCTCAGGACTATGCCCCTAATCTCACAAAAGGATTGGCACTCTTTGAAGACCTCGGTTGTCACGGCTGCCATGCTGTAGAAGGCTATAGTGCTATTGACGACATTGCCAAAGTCGGTCCGTCGCTCGCGAAAGTTGGTAGCAAGATAAAAGATACGACTTGGCTCGAAAGTTGGATTAAGAAACCTGAGGCGTATCTGCCGAATGCTACGATGCCAAACTTCTTCCCTGCCGATGGCATGACGCAGGTCGTTTACCTCAAGAATGGCGGGCAACGTACGGGTGTTGTCACCAAAACAGCGAATGGTATTATCGTCAAAACGGATGACGGCACAGAATATCCCTATCCCGACAGCTACGTTATTCGCATTGTTGATGAGGTGAAATCTATCGCGGCTTACCTCGCACAAATGAGTGATGCGAATCTCGATGAGGTCAGTGCAACTTATTCCGAATCTCAACGCGCTATTGAAGCAGGTGAAGAGACTGTTAAAACTGTTGGCTGTCTCACGTGTCATGCTGTTGGTGGTTTGGGCAGCGATTTTGCTCCGGCACTGGACAGCGTTGGCGAAAAGGTTACGCCGAATTACCTCCGCCAGTGGATTCGCGATCCGAAGGCATACGATCCAGATACGAGTATGCCGAGTTTGCGATTGAACGATAGCGAAGTTGACGATGTCGTCGCGTACTTGATGAGTTTACAGCAGGCAACCCCCAACGCATCTGCTGAATCTATCGGTGAAGTGGACGTAGCAGAGGGTGAGACACTCGTCAGGACCTACGGATGTTTCGGTTGCCATGAAATCCCTGGATTTGAAAATGAATCAAAAGTTGGTGCTGATCTCGGAGAATTCGGTGCGAAATTCGCTGATGAACTTGACTTTGGCGATACAGTAGACATTGAACACAGTTGGACCGGATGGACACTTGGTAAAGTGACCGACCCGCGGCGTTACCAAACCCGACGTATTATCTCTCGTATGCCTGTCTTCCAGATTAACGACGAGGACGCGAAAGCACTCGCTGTGCTTTTGAAAAGTTTCCAACCGGAGAAGTATCCGCTCAGTTATATCCATAACCGATCCGAGAAGTTGAATCGGATTGATGCCGGTAGGCGATTGGTTAAGAAATATAACTGCTCCGGATGCCACGAGATTGAAGGTGGCGGTGGCGATTATCAGGATGTTATCATCGCACATGAAGGGTTGGGTGAGATGGTTGCCAAGCAGTTTGCACCGCCGACGTTGAAAGCTGAAGGTGCGAGAGTTTATCCGGACTGGTTATTTGAATTCCTGAAAGAGCCGTCAGAAATCCGCTACGGACTCAAAGTCCGAATGCCAACATTTGGTCTATCGGATGACGAAGCGACAACGCTTGTTGAGTACTTCTCTGCGCTTGACGATGAACCGTTCCCTTATGAGACGCTTGAAATGCCGACACCGACGCGTGCTGAATTGCGAGTCGGTAAGCAGATTTTTGACGCGCTTCAGTGTATCTCCTGCCACCCTTCGCAGGGTGAAGTTATTCCTGAAGGAAGCGACAAGGCGGGACGACCTGATCTTGCCTTGGCGAAAGAACGTCTCAAGGCTGATTGGCTTATTGATTGGATGAAGGATCCGCAGTCGTTCCAACCTGGAACAGCGATGCCTCAGGCGTGGCCCCTCATTGGTGGACAACATATACCACTTGAAGGCTATGCTGACGATGATGCTGAGAAACAGATTCGACTTGTTCGAGATTACCTCATTAATATTAGTCGGTAG
- a CDS encoding cytochrome b N-terminal domain-containing protein, which produces MNEERKGLKEKITNSDIWRSIFRHGYEQTGRRYTLQVLQNVWLHLHPPRISRHALNFRFTWCMGGITFLMFLVTAVTGVLLMFYYRPTAEYAFHDVQYLEFDIPFGMLLRNMHRWAAHGMVISVMLHMFRVFLTGSYKKPREFNWAVGVILLLVTFFLSFTGYLLPWDQLAFWAVTVGTNMARATPVLGHEGPFAPQDITQSNDVRFALLAGTIVGPSTLLRFYILHCVAVPLLASVLMALHFWRVRKDGGISGPL; this is translated from the coding sequence ATGAACGAAGAACGTAAAGGGCTCAAAGAAAAGATTACGAATTCCGACATTTGGCGCTCTATATTCCGCCACGGATATGAACAGACGGGGCGTCGTTACACCTTACAGGTTCTCCAAAACGTCTGGTTGCATCTCCATCCTCCCCGGATTTCTCGGCACGCACTGAACTTCCGCTTTACATGGTGCATGGGCGGCATCACTTTTCTCATGTTTCTCGTGACAGCCGTCACCGGCGTACTCCTAATGTTCTATTATCGGCCAACAGCTGAATATGCTTTCCACGATGTCCAGTACCTCGAATTTGATATTCCATTCGGGATGCTTTTGCGGAACATGCACCGCTGGGCAGCACACGGAATGGTTATTTCGGTGATGTTACACATGTTCAGGGTTTTCTTGACCGGTTCCTATAAAAAACCACGAGAATTCAACTGGGCAGTCGGTGTCATCTTGTTACTCGTGACATTTTTCCTGAGTTTTACGGGTTACTTGTTACCCTGGGATCAGTTGGCATTTTGGGCTGTGACTGTAGGAACGAACATGGCACGTGCGACACCGGTTTTAGGACACGAAGGTCCATTTGCTCCGCAAGACATCACACAATCGAACGATGTCCGATTTGCACTGCTGGCGGGTACAATAGTAGGTCCCTCAACGCTGTTGAGGTTCTATATTTTACACTGCGTTGCGGTTCCGTTGTTAGCAAGCGTCCTGATGGCTTTGCATTTCTGGCGTGTGCGTAAAGATGGCGGCATCTCTGGACCTCTATAA